A window of Fictibacillus halophilus contains these coding sequences:
- a CDS encoding GNAT family N-acetyltransferase, translated as MNSLRIRPVVLEDLEQLKDLMLRYIVDFYKGKSPEGSKLEDHIKHLLASDEAGTQFVAETEDGRLAGFATLYFSFSTTRLQKIAILNDLFVDAEFRGAGLGEKLFLHVLEYTKNEGYAYMSWQTAVDNTSAQALYKKMGGKNINSEWIHYEIEHNS; from the coding sequence ATGAATAGTCTTAGAATTCGCCCTGTCGTATTAGAAGATCTAGAGCAGTTGAAGGACTTGATGCTTCGTTACATCGTTGATTTTTATAAAGGAAAATCTCCTGAGGGATCAAAGCTGGAGGATCATATCAAGCATCTGCTTGCTTCGGATGAAGCAGGTACCCAGTTTGTTGCTGAGACAGAAGATGGCAGATTAGCAGGATTCGCAACACTCTACTTTTCGTTCAGTACGACCCGTTTGCAGAAAATCGCCATCTTGAACGATCTTTTTGTAGACGCTGAATTCCGTGGTGCTGGTTTAGGAGAAAAGCTGTTTCTGCATGTGCTGGAATACACGAAAAATGAAGGCTACGCGTACATGTCGTGGCAAACGGCGGTCGATAACACCTCTGCTCAAGCACTTTATAAGAAGATGGGCGGAAAAAACATCAATTCAGAGTGGATTCACTACGAGATTGAACACAACTCATAA
- a CDS encoding TIGR01440 family protein codes for MSDELQQIQDQVLNVLQDLQKHAQLRPSQLLVVGASTSEVIGERIGTSGTMDTAGALYRGIVAFQEETGVALAVQCCEHLNRALVMEREEAERRGYEEVRVVPARSAGGALATHAYYHMNEPVIVEYIKADAGIDIGDTFIGMHLKHVAVPVRSEVKKVGAAHVTLAKTRPKLIGGERAVYPSKEDIRCF; via the coding sequence ATGAGCGATGAGCTCCAACAAATTCAAGACCAAGTCCTGAATGTTTTGCAAGATCTGCAAAAGCATGCACAATTAAGACCGTCACAATTATTAGTAGTAGGCGCTAGCACGAGCGAAGTAATTGGTGAACGAATTGGCACATCAGGCACGATGGATACAGCGGGTGCACTTTACCGAGGTATCGTAGCGTTTCAAGAGGAAACTGGCGTGGCACTTGCCGTGCAATGCTGTGAACACTTGAACCGTGCGCTTGTTATGGAGCGCGAAGAAGCTGAACGACGAGGCTATGAAGAAGTGCGGGTCGTTCCAGCGCGATCAGCTGGAGGTGCGTTGGCAACACATGCCTATTACCATATGAATGAACCCGTGATCGTTGAATATATAAAAGCCGACGCAGGCATCGACATCGGTGACACCTTTATCGGAATGCACTTAAAGCATGTGGCCGTGCCGGTTCGCAGTGAAGTGAAAAAGGTCGGCGCCGCACACGTGACGTTGGCGAAGACACGTCCAAAGCTCATCGGCGGCGAACGCGCGGTGTATCCGAGTAAAGAAGACATACGTTGTTTTTAA
- the rpiB gene encoding ribose 5-phosphate isomerase B → MKVAIGSDHAGVELRKEIISMIEELGMQVEDVGCECDTSVDYPDYAIPVAEKVANGEADRGILICGTGIGMSIAANKVKGIRCALVHDLFSAKATRQHNDSNVLAMGERVIGPGLALEIAKVWLTTEYEGGRHGRRVDKISQYEGQ, encoded by the coding sequence ATGAAGGTAGCAATTGGATCAGATCACGCCGGAGTTGAATTACGAAAAGAAATCATCAGCATGATCGAAGAGCTGGGTATGCAAGTGGAGGATGTGGGCTGTGAATGCGATACATCTGTAGATTATCCAGACTATGCGATTCCTGTAGCAGAAAAAGTAGCCAACGGTGAAGCTGATCGCGGAATTTTAATCTGCGGTACAGGCATCGGAATGAGCATTGCAGCGAACAAAGTTAAAGGAATCCGCTGCGCCCTTGTTCATGATCTATTCAGTGCAAAAGCTACAAGACAGCATAACGACAGCAATGTACTTGCAATGGGTGAACGTGTCATCGGACCGGGTCTAGCACTCGAAATCGCAAAAGTATGGCTGACGACAGAATATGAAGGCGGACGTCACGGTCGCCGTGTAGATAAAATCTCTCAATATGAAGGCCAATAG
- a CDS encoding low molecular weight protein arginine phosphatase, whose protein sequence is MNVLFICTGNTCRSPMAEAILRKKGKGKFNVKSAGVFAGNGAVMSSNATQALSERSIKESHQSQGVSDYLIEWADLILTMTESHKHALVGRWPDAVNKTYTLKEYVLDDDEQKKIEEIYEIYTEIEMLKLQYMSKDSADEQVRQAFEREVRPLVERRMKLESEIPSLDITDPFGGPLHLYQETRDEIEALIEKLMKKDDSKK, encoded by the coding sequence ATGAATGTTTTATTTATTTGTACAGGCAATACTTGTCGCAGTCCGATGGCTGAGGCCATTTTACGCAAAAAAGGAAAAGGTAAGTTCAACGTTAAATCAGCTGGTGTATTTGCTGGAAACGGTGCCGTGATGAGTTCGAACGCGACACAAGCTCTTTCGGAAAGAAGTATTAAAGAAAGTCATCAGTCACAAGGCGTGTCCGATTATTTGATCGAGTGGGCGGATCTAATTCTAACGATGACCGAGAGCCATAAGCATGCGCTCGTCGGACGTTGGCCAGATGCGGTGAATAAGACGTATACATTAAAAGAGTATGTTCTTGACGACGATGAGCAGAAGAAGATTGAAGAGATCTATGAGATCTACACGGAGATCGAGATGCTGAAGCTTCAGTATATGTCAAAGGACTCTGCAGATGAACAAGTGAGACAGGCGTTTGAAAGGGAAGTAAGACCGCTCGTTGAGAGAAGGATGAAGTTAGAAAGTGAAATACCTTCTTTAGACATCACAGATCCGTTCGGTGGACCACTTCATCTTTATCAAGAAACAAGAGATGAGATAGAAGCGCTAATTGAAAAATTAATGAAAAAAGACGATAGCAAGAAGTAG